The sequence TCGACGGCGCTCCTGCCAGCACCACCTTCACCCCCAGCGCCTCAAACCGCGCCACCATCTCTGGCGGAGCCTTGTCATCGGTGATCAAGACATCCACCCTCGACACCGGCGCAAAACAATAAGTGCTCCTCGCACCAAGCTTGCTGTGATCCGCCAGCAAAATCACCCGGTCCACCCGCTCAATCAGCCGCTCCTTCAACACCCCGTGACCATGGTTCGCGTCCATCGCCCCACGCTCCGGGTCCAGCGCGTCCACTCCTAAAAACGCCGTGCGGATCACAAATCGCCGCGACGCATCCTCCGCCATCGACCCCGTATAGCTGCGCGACGAATTTTCGTAGTGCCCCCCCGTGCACACCAGCGTCACCTCCGGCCGCTCCGCCAGCCGCATCACCACATGATGCGCATTTGTCACCACCGTCATCGGCATCGCCGGTAAAAAATCCGCCAGCCGCAACACCGTCGAACTCGCATCCAAAAA comes from Phragmitibacter flavus and encodes:
- a CDS encoding DeoR/GlpR family DNA-binding transcription regulator, whose protein sequence is MMTSERQHLILQRVQNDGFVRNADLVAEFGVSDETIRKDLTALEKLGRLVRNHGGAARPDSDRFELPLPERTAHNSQEKEWIAQLAAGWIGRKETIFLDASSTVLRLADFLPAMPMTVVTNAHHVVMRLAERPEVTLVCTGGHYENSSRSYTGSMAEDASRRFVIRTAFLGVDALDPERGAMDANHGHGVLKERLIERVDRVILLADHSKLGARSTYCFAPVSRVDVLITDDKAPPEMVARFEALGVKVVLAGAPSRRGRKRGG